ATTATGATTTTGGTAAACGACGAGCTGCAAGCTAAATTATACAAACAAAGCATTTTACCCAATCTAAAAAGCGGCAAGGCCCTTGCTTTCGCGCACGGGTTTAACATACATTTTAACCAAATAATTCCCCCCGAAGATGTGGATGTCTTTATGATAGCGCCCAAAGGCCCGGGACACACGGTCCGAAGCGAGTTTTTGGAAGGCAAAGGCGTTCCTTGCTTGGTCGCTATTCACCAAGACGCGACGGGCAAGGCTTTGGACATCGCTTTGGCCTACGCGGCGGGCATAGGCGGCGCGCGCGCGGGCGTGTTGGAAACCACTTTCAAAGACGAAACCGAAACCGACCTTTTTGGCGAGCAGGCGGTGCTTTGCGGCGGCGTTACCGCGCTGATGAAGGCGGGCTTTGAGGTGTTGGTGGAAGCCGGCTACGCGCCCGAGAACGCGTATTTTGAATGCGTCCACGAAATGAAGCTTATCGTTGACCTTATTTACAAGGGCGGATTTTCCATGATGCGCCATTCTATATCGGACACGGCCGAGTTTGGCGATTATGAAACAGGCAAGAGAATTATCACCGAAGAGACCAAAAACGAAATGAGAAAAATCTTGAAAGAAATACAAGACGGCACTTTCGCGGGCAAGTGGATAGCCGAAAACGCCAATA
This sequence is a window from Clostridiales bacterium. Protein-coding genes within it:
- the ilvC gene encoding ketol-acid reductoisomerase, with the protein product MSKIYYQADCNINVLKDKTVAIIGYGSQGHAHALNLRDSGIKVIVGLYEGSKSWKKAEEQGLTVMTTEDASKAADVIMILVNDELQAKLYKQSILPNLKSGKALAFAHGFNIHFNQIIPPEDVDVFMIAPKGPGHTVRSEFLEGKGVPCLVAIHQDATGKALDIALAYAAGIGGARAGVLETTFKDETETDLFGEQAVLCGGVTALMKAGFEVLVEAGYAPENAYFECVHEMKLIVDLIYKGGFSMMRHSISDTAEFGDYETGKRIITEETKNEMRKILKEIQDGTFAGKWIAENANNRAHFNACRRLEKEHMLEEVGRKLRKMYSWSNEKE